Proteins from a single region of Rhipicephalus sanguineus isolate Rsan-2018 chromosome 5, BIME_Rsan_1.4, whole genome shotgun sequence:
- the LOC119393904 gene encoding uncharacterized protein LOC119393904, with protein sequence MTYSQRMMKALATFGTLSVFLRICGQCFQMDCNATLPWNISSQDHLAIPHERIEELLRCPEGQHGCSALPVNCTEELLAVTCSCERNCDIYGSCCWDADVHEPPASRAKCTFRELENGLTREFYAVSGCNRDWPKDDMRMSCENVTSEHDSFFFIPVTTERQVTYFNAFCALCNYDLDNTSIFWSASGNDSEDLTVYPPQYAMDNENTFFWPCDSTLVNVDACPEGSDAEKTRRCSTYFAPVVHKHEKSEIDRSEIVYKNVYCGLCNGADISSLRCVPMQAVRQSGKRDSLFLEGPDIMRLIRPVESQSSCFAWHNRKCYIKAPQYLFANSSTVDTGVTNTTTTLRHRYDVRDLLSTICISLSLVCLFLKGVVFAFYKSSRTFSSRCTMCLSVTLFWTHLFFLLANSLAVFEPYCAVFAPLLHFGFLSTFFWTSVLSFDIWKNVVTARLSSRKRSGLVVYGFIAWGVPALVVSVGILLDRVAPNFPLSPTYGRYSCWIGSSLNQFVFFTMPMTLLLLFDIGLYVHIVVHVRKTAKRAAAFDFKGGDSMSNMALFVKLAFIMGITWILAFINLFFAIFVLDIAVIVLVGLQGVYLFFGFKDYAYLLPKKPRKKKGGSATACQTANTDMPSFREETSPRDVAHPARLHSTRIRYE encoded by the coding sequence ATGACGTACTCTCAAAGAATGATGAAGGCCCTCGCAACtttcggcactttgagcgttttccTCCGAATCTGTGGTCAGTGTTTCCAAATGGATTGCAACGCGACGCTCCCTTGGAACATATCCAGCCAAGACCACCTGGCAATACCGCACGAACGAATCGAAGAGCTGTTGCGTTGTCCAGAGGGACAGCATGGTTGCAGCGCCTTGCCAGTCAACTGCACGGAGGAGCTTCTTGCCGTTACATGCAGTTGCGAGAGAAACTGCGATATCTACGGATCTTGCTGCTGGGACGCTGATGTACACGAGCCGCCTGCTTCACGAGCGAAATGTACTTTCCGTGAACTCGAGAATGGTCTCACCAGGGAGTTTTATGCTGTCTCGGGGTGCAATCGTGACTGGCCGAAGGACGACATGAGGATGTCGTGTGAGAATGTTACGAGTGAACACGATTCGTTTTTCTTTATACCGGTCACCACCGAGCGACAGGTCACATACTTCAACGCGTTCTGCGCCCTCTGCAACTACGATTTGGACAACACGTCTATATTTTGGAGCGCCTCTGGAAATGACAGTGAAGATTTAACAGTGTATCCACCGCAGTACGCTATGGACAACGAAAATACCTTCTTCTGGCCCTGTGATTCGACTCTGGTGAATGTTGACGCTTGTCCCGAAGGCTCGGACGCAGAGAAAACGCGAAGATGCTCGACTTACTTTGCTCCAGTAGTGCACAAGCATGAAAAGTCTGAAATCGATAGATCTGAGATCGTTTACAAGAACGTCTACTGTGGCCTCTGCAATGGAGCCGATATTTCGTCCTTAAGGTGTGTTCCGATGCAGGCTGTTCGCCAATCAGGGAAACGTGACTCTTTGTTCCTGGAAGGACCTGATATAATGAGGCTGATAAGGCCTGTAGAAAGCCAAAGTTCATGTTTCGCGTGGCACAACCGTAAGTGTTACATAAAGGCTCCTCAATATCTGTTCGCAAACTCTTCAACGGTGGACACAGGCGTCACAAACACTACCACCACATTACGCCACAGATACGATGTGAGAGACTTACTCTCAACCATCTGCATTAGCTTGTCACTCGTGTGTTTGTTCTTGAAAGGCGTCGTGTTCGCCTTTTACAAGAGCTCGCGGACGTTCTCTTCCCGTTGTACAATGTGTCTTTCGGTGACGCTCTTCTGGACACACCTGTTTTTCCTCCTAGCGAACAGCTTGGCTGTGTTCGAGCCATACTGCGCAGTTTTCGCCCCTCTTCTTCACTTCGGCTTCCTCTCCACCTTCTTCTGGACGAGTGTGCTTTCGTTCGATATCTGGAAGAACGTGGTGACCGCCAGGCTTTCTTCGAGAAAGCGCAGCGGACTCGTGGTCTATGGCTTTATCGCCTGGGGAGTGCCCGCACTTGTTGTGTCTGTGGGTATTCTACTAGATCGGGTTGCCCCCAACTTTCCCCTTTCGCCAACATACGGACGTTATTCCTGCTGGATCGGCAGTAGCTTGAACCAGTTCGTGTTCTTCACCATGCCAATGACCCTATTGCTTTTGTTCGACATTGGTTTGTACGTGCACATTGTCGTACACGTACGGAAAACAGCAAAGCGCGCTGCTGCTTTCGACTTCAAAGGTGGTGACAGCATGTCGAATATGGCGCTTTTCGTGAAGCTCGCTTTTATTATGGGCATTACGTGGATTCTCGCTTTTATCAACCTGTTCTTCGCCATATTCGTACTAGACATCGCCGTCATTGTTCTTGTCGGGCTTCAGGGTGTGTACTTGTTTTTCGGATTCAAGGACTACGCGTACCTGCTTCCGAAGAAACCGCGCAAGAAGAAAGGTGGGTCCGCGACCGCATGTCAGACTGCCAATACTGATATGCCTTCGTTTCGTGAAGAAACGAGCCCCCGTGACGTTGCTCACCCAGCCCGCCTGCATAGCACAAGAATCAGATACGAATAA